In Rhodococcus pseudokoreensis, the DNA window GACGGCGGGTTCAGCGGCGACGGAACCTCACCCTCGAGGATGATCCGCTTGCCGCGGGAGTCGGCGTCCAGCTTCGGTGCCGCCGACATCAGGGCCTCGGTGTACGGGTGGGCGGGACGGTCGAACACGGCGTCCGTCGCACCCGTCTCCACGATCCGGCCGAGGTACATCACGGCGACGCGGTCGGCGACGTGCCGGACCACCGACAGGTCGTGCGAGATGAACACGTACGAGATGCCGAGCTGTTTCTGCAGGTCGTTCAGCAGATTGAGCACCTGGGCCTGCACCGACAGGTCGAGGGCCGACACGGGTTCGTCGCAGATGACGACGCTCGGGTTCAGCGCCAGGGCGCGGGCGATCCCGAGACGCTGACGCTGACCGCCGGAGAACTCCTGCGGGTAGCGGTGCTCGTCGCTCGGCCGCAGACCCACGAGATGCAGCAGTTCGCGCACCCGCGCCGCCCGGTCGCGGCTGGTCTTGTACATCGTCTTGTGGGTGCGCCACGGCTCGGCGATGATGTCGGCCGCCGACATCCGGGAGTTCAGCGACGCGTACGGGTCCTGGAACACCATCTGCACCCGGCGGCGCAGCGCCAGCAGGTCCTTGCCCTTCAGCGAGAACGGGTCGACGCCGTCCCACGTCACCGAACCGGAATCGGGACGCTCGAGCATCATCAGCGTGCGGGCGAGGGTGGACTTGCCGCAGCCCGATTCGCCGACGAGTCCGAGAGTTTCGCCGCGGGCGAGGTCGAGGTCGATGCCGTCGAGCGCACGCAACTGGTTCTTACCTGCCGCGTTGGCAGGCACCTTGAACGTCTTGGTGAGGCCCCGCACCTTCAGAATCGACTCGGACATGTCAGACCTCCTCGGGGAAATGGCACGCCGAGCGGCGGCCGGCCGCGACGCCGGCGAGCGGCGGGCGGGTGGTGCGGCACAGGTCGCGGGCGAGCGGGCAGCGCGCCTGGTAGACGCACCCGGACGGGATGGAGTGCAGGTCGGGCGGGGTGCCGCCGATCGACTTCAGGTCCTCGCCGCGGACCGCGTGCACGGG includes these proteins:
- a CDS encoding ABC transporter ATP-binding protein, giving the protein MSESILKVRGLTKTFKVPANAAGKNQLRALDGIDLDLARGETLGLVGESGCGKSTLARTLMMLERPDSGSVTWDGVDPFSLKGKDLLALRRRVQMVFQDPYASLNSRMSAADIIAEPWRTHKTMYKTSRDRAARVRELLHLVGLRPSDEHRYPQEFSGGQRQRLGIARALALNPSVVICDEPVSALDLSVQAQVLNLLNDLQKQLGISYVFISHDLSVVRHVADRVAVMYLGRIVETGATDAVFDRPAHPYTEALMSAAPKLDADSRGKRIILEGEVPSPLNPPSGCRFRTRCAHATDICASTVPPAAVDARESGHVAECHHPRRPVALGVPVAVG